GTAGTCTACAAGTACGTGTTGTCCTGATGGATCATGGGACAGTGGACCAGTGGTGGTACCTTGCACCCTGCATGCCTGGGCCTTCTGGAACAGTGCAGGCCTCTGCGTGGCGCTGGCAGCCCTGCTGCTGTTGTTGAGCCCAAAGAAACTGAAGCACGCACAAATCCAAATCAACAGGACAACACACGCATGTCCAGGTAGGTGTAGCAAGCGACACGGCAAGATGAGCCTCACCCAAGCAGCGATACTACTAAGCGCATGATGCAACTGTGTCATCTTTATGTACACGCATCTTGCTCAGTCGCTCGATTAGATGGCCCGCTGGACACCTGGTCTTGTGTTTTTCGGCTGTTTGTCACTACTACTACTACATAGCTCGCGTACAGTCGTCCTTGGAGTTGCTGTTGCGCGGCGCAGGGTAGCTCGTTGCCTTTTCTTCAGTACGTGCACAGTCCTCCCTCCGTTGACAGCATTGCTGCCGTGTCGAGCCCGGTTGAGGGAGCACCCGGGCTCCGAGTTGCTGCCCTGCGTGCCCATTTCTATCCGCCTCTCAATGCGCCAATCAACAGGGGCGTCCTTGTGTTCCTGCTTGACCGTGATGAGCGACGATCAGCCCGCGGACCTGACCAACCGACGCGTCCCTCAGTACGCAAGAACTCCCCCGGTGCACTGCGATGTATCGCTCGATACATCGTCGAGACCACGGGTCTCAGCGCTGCACCGGCCTGCACCTGCGTAGCAGGCGGCCCGGCCGCTCGCCGACTCGCGTGCTggcgcgccgccggcgacgcgACGTCtccgcccgcctccgccgcggggaTCGATGCCAAGCCTGGCATGGCAGGCTGCACAGTACTAGATGTGCCGCCCAGAAATATCACGGTCGTCGGCTCACCGCCTCGCCGGGATCAATGAATGGCTggcggggagagagagagagagagagagagaggtgggaGGGTAGGGGGCAGCTAGTCGGAGGAGTAGCTGGGTGAAAAGACTGGTGAGGTGACGACCTTTCCCCGGCCGCAGAGTCAGTGCTGCGCAGCAGCCGGTAACGTGGAAAGAATCATCGCTCTGGCCGTGGCCCCATGGCTCGGCCGGCCCTACGACGGGCGGCCATCCATGTCCATGGATCGATCGGACGTGGACGATGGTCGTCGCTCTATGGATGATGCATCGCTCTGCCTGCCAATCCGCCATCACGCCCACGAGGTGGATGTCTACGTTCACAGGACCCACCCCTGTTCCCTACCCCATCCACGTCCACTAGCGGGGCCGCTCGTCCCGCCCGTGTGCGCGCGCTGCTGCACGCTAGCTACAAGGATGTGCAGTGCAGTAGTGTCCTCCTCCGTGATTCGCAATCGTCCCTGAGGTATTACGCCCCATGTAAGACACCTTAAGCTCGAAATGGGAAGGGGACAAATAACAGTAGATTTGGACATTCTTGTAGGAGTGCACGTATGGCGGTAGGATGTGCCGTGCCCTCCGTGCGTCGCAATCTCTACTGTAATGCAGGCTAGGTTGGGCAAATGACAGTACGTACATTCCTAAACGTCAAGTATTTCAATACGAGGAGAGTATCATTCTAAAAAGATGTTAGCCAAGTAGCATAGTTCTTTTTTCTCTTTAAAGTAGAAGGCTTTTCTCCGAAAGAAACTGCAAATAATTCACGTGAAGTAGAAATTCtttgaaaaaaaatatatattggaAATTTCATGACAATGGAAAGAGCTTTCAAAATAAGGTGCATGGCTTGAAGTACGTTAAACCTCAAgcttaattcaaataaaaacaAATGGGTAATAAGTACTATTGACTGCTCCGACTCAAAAAAAAATTTCCACCATTGTAAATTCTTAAAGCTGAAGATATTTTAAACAGGCCTGGAATTGCTATTGGATTCATATGATGTTTAACGTTCTAAGTCATGCCCAATCTTAGGCAGCCGCAGTTTTTGCTACACATAGTGTTTGGTTGCTATCGCATATTTAATCCGCCTAATTAACATCTTAGCCTGCTCGCCCACGCGTCATTGACACAACTCTTTTTCTCAAAAGTTGGTTGGTCAGTTTTTAGTACAAAAGTGAAAAAAAAATACTGGCCTTAAGGGCAAGAATGTGAGGCAGCTGAGAACAGGTGCGCACCGAGCGTACATACCCCCGGTCACAACACATTCACATTCCTATTGCCAAATTCATACCTAGACATTCATCTATGCTTGGGCAGTTTGGGTGCTACATCGAAGTCACAGACTGTACGTAGTGCAGATCTAGCTTAGCGAGTCATGTACACTACACACTACACTATTGGCGTCGCTGCAAGCATGGTATGGCGTCGGTAAAAACTAGTAAAAGCAGCAGCGTGCGCAAATACAGCAGAGACGGCAGCGGATGATAAACCGGGCGCATACGATACTGTTGCACCTGCCGTGGCCATAAATGATTGGGGTCACCGCCCGGTCGGCCGCGTCCGTCTCccccctctccccctcctcccctttCCCCCTCCCCCGCTGCTAGGCGCTAGCTGCTGCAGCTTCGTCCTCTCCTCCACAGTCCAGCAGCCTCCCGCTTAGCTCCCAGTCCCAGCTATATACGCGCCCCCCACCCTACCGCCACCACAGCCACTGCTCGACCCGTCCTCCTCGCTAGCTCctcgaccaccgccgccgctcgcttcCTGCAGGCTCTCGCCAGAAAGGGAAACCGCATCTGCTTCGGCGCGCTGCCCCTGATCGACGACCAGAGGCGGGGGGCTGACGGGAGGAGGTCCTCCAGCCGGCGCGTAGGTGAGGACGATGGCCGTTCGATCGACGCAGGGATTCCTGCTCCGCGCGGCGGGTTAATTTGGCGTGTCTCGGCTCTCTCCTGCTGACTCCTCTCTTCCAGCCAGTGCGCGCCAGGTTCTAGGCTGCCGCTGCAGCTGCTGACCTCAGATCAGGCAATTTTGGGGATGCGATGCCCTCTGAGGCGCCGTACCTGCTCTGGACCAGCTGATTTCCCCCCATTGCAAACCCTAGCCCTTTTACTTCTCTCTTTTTTCTCGAATTAAGTAGCGGCACGATCCAGGACCACGAAATCTCCAGCTTCTAGTTTACTAATTTGTTCTTCCTCCCCGCTTTCCGCCGCCTCGAAAAGCTTCTAACTTCTTCTCCAGAGGCTCAGGATACCAACTTTTCTAGCGTGTAATCGAGCTCGCCGCTGGCGGTGGAAAGCTCCGTTAGATTCTTGTCTCCTGCTTCCCGGCGTTGAGCTTGCACTAATCGTGGGCGCGCCTTATGTATGCAGATCTGAGGCGTGAGCAGCTAGCGCGGAAGAAGCTGATCGAGGTCATGCAGGGCGGAGGCGCGGCCGACAgccccggcgcggcggcgggcggggacgCGCCGCGGCCGAGCCGGTACGAGTCGCAGAAGCGCCGGGACTGGCACACGTTCGGGCAGTACCTGCGGAACCACCGGCCGCCGCTGGAGCTGGCGCGCTGCAGCGGCGCGCACGTCCTCGAGTTCCTGCGCTACCTCGACCAGTTCGGCAAGACCAAGGTCCACGCGCCGGGATGCCCCTTCTTCGGCCACccgtcgccgcccgcgccgtgcccgtGCCCGCTCCGCCAGGCCTGGGGCAGCCTCGACGCGCTCGTcggccgcctccgcgccgccttCGAGGAGCACGGGGGCCGCCCCGAGGCCAACCCCTTCGGCGCGCGCGCCGTGCGCCTCTACCTCCGCGAGGTCCGCGACAGCCAGGCCAAGGCGCGCGGCATCGCCTACGAGAAGAAGCGCCGGAAgcgcccctcctcctcgtcccagcagtcgcagcagcagcaggccgcCGCGACTCCCCCTCCCAAGGCTGCACCAGCCTCCTCGCCGGCCCTGTCGGACGCGGCGACCGACAGGGCCGCCGACGCGCGGGCGCACATCCCGGAGGCCGCCGTGCACCAGCACCACCACTTCTTCATCCCGCACCCGCACCCGCAGTTCCTGCACGGCTTCAGCCTGCTGCCGGGCAGCCACCCCGAAGCGGTCGCTGCTGGCAAtggcagcagcagcggcagcagcgcaGGCGTCGGCGCCGGCAGCGGGGACGAGATAGCGctggcgatggcggcggcggcggaggcgcacGCGGCGGGGTGCATGCTGCCGCTCTCGGTGTTCAACTAGCCGTGTAGCCGAATCGAGGTAGGGCTTGAACCATGGATGGATCAATCATCCGGAGGTTTAATCTAGTGTTAAGGTCGATCTCGTCGTAATGGATCGATCAACACGCGTACGTGCTGCAGCTGTTCTTAAGGATTTTCTACCCTATCTCTTTTGGTTGGTTACATGCATTTCCTGCTGTGCCAGCTGCTGGGAAAATAGTAGTAGTGGTACTTGGTACTGTAGGGTTTGCAGGATCCTGCTTGGTTTGTGTATGCAATGCAATGATGATGGGAGATAATATAATGGAAGGCTTAATTACCAGGCTAGTGATGATGATGAGAACACTTCTTgaagctctctctctctctctctctctctctggacaAATTTTACTAGTAGCCTAGTAGGTCTCTTGCTGTTGTTGTTTGTGCTTCATTGGCTCATTGGTTCTCTCTTCTTTTGAGAGGGCATGCATCCTTTTTGTCCCATTATTGGCACACTGTTGATCGATCTGGTGGTTAATTTTTTTCATGTATATCATTTGCTCTAATTGACTGGTAAACATTGCCACTCTTGCATGCTCTGAGCAAACTCTGAGAAGTCGAATGCTAATCGTTCGCAATCTGTGTTCTTTTTTCTTGGTTATCTTTGATTTTTCATACTAATTTTGACAAGTTGTCAGCTTGTATACACTGTACATCATGTATGCATGGTTACGGTGGTGTACAAAAATTGAAGGATTAGCTAGCCACATAAACATCAACGGCATTCCAGCAGCCTTGGTGATCAAAGAGAACAGCGCAGAATTTGATGAGGCTTAGTTGACTCACACTTTCAAACAAAAATACGTACGTAATGCCGGACAAGTGCATATTTGACATGAATTCGAGAAATTTTGAGCAAATGTAATTGTTCCCCAATGCAAGTAGTAGCAAGCCTTTTGTTTGAGGTTAAACGACTAAAGGTGAGATGATTGTTTTCCCCAGAATCGTCCATAAGCAGGGTTTTTTTTGAGGAAATAAGCACGTTTTTTATTAAGAGGATATGATTAGCTGTTCAAATTATTAATTAAAGTAATCAGCTGAGCGATGGCTGGACCATCTCTCATTGTTCATGCACTGTACTCCTGGTGATTCAGCAAATAACAGGAACAACTCCGAAATAGGAAAAGACTGGAATGCTTAGTACTATGAAAAGAACTGTAGTGGGTTTTCACATTCCTGTGTTTCATTTCGTGATCGTTAAACACGCGACATGTGACGAAACTTTGTTCGGATCATCATCTCTCAGGTGCACCGTACCATTTGTTTCTTTTGCTGGCTGGTTGCTAGCTCCAAATGCCATCACTATTATTCATACATTTTTTCATCTATTTTCAGACCTAGGATTTCCATTGTCATCAACGAAAATTCCCCTCCGGCATACACGACATGGGATGGAGAAATTAAAAGGGAATGTGAATAGACTTCAAACTTTTAAGCCACAAAAATGCATTGTGATGATACAGTGTGTAGCCGTAGATCACTATTGCATGGCACTTTGTGCTAGTAGGCTACTAG
The genomic region above belongs to Panicum hallii strain FIL2 chromosome 4, PHallii_v3.1, whole genome shotgun sequence and contains:
- the LOC112889596 gene encoding protein G1-like1, coding for MQGGGAADSPGAAAGGDAPRPSRYESQKRRDWHTFGQYLRNHRPPLELARCSGAHVLEFLRYLDQFGKTKVHAPGCPFFGHPSPPAPCPCPLRQAWGSLDALVGRLRAAFEEHGGRPEANPFGARAVRLYLREVRDSQAKARGIAYEKKRRKRPSSSSQQSQQQQAAATPPPKAAPASSPALSDAATDRAADARAHIPEAAVHQHHHFFIPHPHPQFLHGFSLLPGSHPEAVAAGNGSSSGSSAGVGAGSGDEIALAMAAAAEAHAAGCMLPLSVFN